A window of Tachyglossus aculeatus isolate mTacAcu1 chromosome 26, mTacAcu1.pri, whole genome shotgun sequence genomic DNA:
aagatcaTCTTGAGATCAGGCCTGACCTTGTCCTATTGActgggctgagggaagggaggggcggTGGTCGCTGCTTCGGGAGGTCCACGGAGCCGAGCCCCCCCAATTCCCACACCCAGAGGAGTGAgagccgggctgggctgggctgggtcgGGCCGGGGGCGGGAATGTGGCGGGCGAACCCATTGTCCCCAGGAATGTGCCGCGTGAGGGCTGACCTTTCCggcgggggtgggatggggctggATGCTGACCCCGCGGGCCTACGAGAGCagagagggctgggagaaggcAGGCGGgcgaggggaggcagagaaaaatgttCCGGAGTCCCTGCACTGAGTGAGTTTCCTATGTCTGTCCCTGTCTGTGTCGGGGTGAGTTTTTCGACCGtccctgtgtctgtctgtctgcttctGGTGTCTCTCTTTCTGcatgcctctctgcttctctattcctttagatctccatctctgaaagagaagcagtgtggcttagtgcatagagcttgggcccgggagtcagaaggacctgggttctaatcctagatccgccacttgtctgccttgtgacctcagcaagttgcttcattccctgagcctcagttacctcatctgtaaaatgggggttaagaatgtgagccccaagtgggacagggactgtgtccattctgattaacttgtgtctaccccagtgcttagaacagtgcttggcacatagtaagcgcttaacaagtaccataattagtattattattaatgatcatgTCTGCATTCCCAAAGgattttctctgtctctgcctgcctTTGGGTCTGGCTCTGTCTTCCTGCATGTTCTCAGGTCTCTgtatctgcctctctgcctgcctgtgaatctctgtctctctgcatccCCTTAGGTCTCTGTTTTTGATTCTCTGCCTGCTTGTGAGTCTGTCTCTCTGCATGCCCGTGAGTCTCTGCTGTGCTGCATGGCCCCggatctctgtgcctctgtatgcCCTTAGACTTCTCAGCTCCCCCACACCACCTCCACTTGGATTCCCAGCCCCCAGGCTTTCCTCAGGAACAGCAGGGAGCAGTCTGAGACCAGCCCGTGCCCACCCCCAACAAGCTCCCTGAgcctttcacctcctcctcctcctctagggCCCCAGAAGGAACCTCCAAAGATCATCACAACCAGAGGCCCCAGCAGCTTGGCAGTGAGTACCCACCCTgtgcctccctcccctgccccatgcCCCAGGGACTCCCGGTCTTGCTCACCCCAGACCCCTGACCAGCTCTGAAAGCTCCCACTAGGAGCAGAGAAGACCCctgaagaagtagtgtggcctaatggatagagcaagcacTGCCacatatctgatgtgtgaccttagccaagtcacttcacttctctgtgtctcagtaacctcatctgcaaaatggggattaagaatgtaagccctatgtgggacagggactgtgtcaaaccaattaccttgtatctaccccagtgcttagtacaatgcctggacacaattattattattattaaaatggtggTTTTCTCCTTGATTAGCTCTTGAGGGCCTTGCTCCTCCCATTCCATCAGTTCCCTGCTCCTTTTTGtgtccctgcttacaatgagaagTTGGCTGGCACCTGTGGTCCGCTGCCCAGGGTGCCACTTGCTATCTCTTCTTGCACTGCCTCACCCTACGTTtcctctgtcccctgcccccctggtgccctccacctccctccagggcctctcccctctcctacccCGGACTCCTAAACCCCTGGTATCTCCAAGCAGGCATCTGGCCAGAGCGGCAAGGAGAAAGCAGTGAACACAGGAGTTGTTCGGCTCCAGGCCCcagctggggagagagacagagagacacgcaGAGAGGGGCCCTGCCCTGCCACAGTGGTGAGGAGCTGAGCCTTGCTGGGTTGGGACTGGGGGGGTGCAAGGAGGCCTCTGGACCCAGGTCCCACCCCATCCGCACCCCCAAATCTGGCCTCAGCCCCTCGTGTCCCCTTCCAAGGTGCAGCGGCGGCTCCTCCATGCTGAGCTGAAGCAGGTTTTGCAGAAgaagggtcagaggcaggaggcgCCAGGGGCAGCGACCTCATTTCCGGGCACCATGGCGGCTCTGAGCCgcagcactgaggtgggtaccgCCGAAACAGTAATagcactttccaagcccttagtatagtgctcagcacacagtaagtgctcaataaatacgattgaatgaatgaataataatagtgatggtatttattaacccctcactatgtgccaggaactgtactaagtgctggggtgggtacaagtaaatcgagcAGGACACGGTCCAaatggggagttggggggctgggCGCTGGGCCCTGGGGAGCAGGGGCTTGGTGATGGGGGCAGGGCCAGTGGGGCTGGGCTCCTGCAATGGCCCactcccattcatttattcattcttactTATTgaatgttaactgtgtgcagagcactgtaccagttgcttgggacagtaagatagaacaataaacagacacatcccctgcccataatgagcttacagtctagagggggagacagacattaatagatataaacaaattaaagatatggacgtaagtgctttggggctgcggggggatgaataaagggaaaaagggtgatgtagaagggagaagaggaaaagaggtcttagtcaggaagggcctcttggaggagacgtgccttcagtaaggctttgaagggggaaagagtaattgcttgtcggctatgaggagggagggcgttccaggccagaggcaagacgtgagtgagaggtcggaggtgagacagaggagatgggaGTACAGCGATAGAGGTATACTCCCTCACCGCACTCcggctacttttttttttttatggttcttgttaagcgcttgctatgtgccaagcattgttgtaggcactggggtaggtacaagttagtcagtTACTTGCTCTTCCAACCCCCAGGAGCTGAAGCGGGCTGAGCTAGTGGAGATCATCGTGGAGACCGAGGCCGAGGCTGGGGTCAGCGGCATCAACGTGGCGGGTGGGGGCAAGGAGGGCATCTTTATCAAGGACCTGCTCAAGGATTCACCAGCGGCCAAGTCCCTCAGCCTGCAAGAAGGTGGGGACGGGGGCTCCGGAAGCGGGGGAGGCCAAGGAAGGGtcggggcctgggagtggggaggagtctGGAGTGGGAGGGCGGAGGGATGACTGGGAAaggggtggaaggaggaagggaggggtgagaCAGGCCCCCACGGGCATTGGGGGGCAAGGCCGAGGGTGGGGCCTGGATCTGAGGGGCGGACAGGGTCCTAGCGGATCGGAGCTGGAAGGGGTGGTACCCGGGGTTCCTGAGGAGCCCACGGACCCCATGCCCACCGTGCCCACAGGAGACCAGTTGCTGAGTGCCCGCGTCTTCTTCGAAAACTTCAAGTACGAGGATGCACTGCGGTTGCTCCAGTGCGCCGAACCCTATAAGGTGTCCTTCTGCCTCAAGCGGACTGTGCCCACCGGGGACCTGGCACTGCGCCCGGGCACCGTGGCCGGCTACGAGGTCAAGGGGCCCCGGGCCAAGGTGGCCAAGCTGGTACGCGTGTTGCCCCGGGCCCCTGTGCCGGAGGCCCCTGGCACCTCGGACACGGCCCTCGGATCCTGCCCGGGAATGGGCTCGGGGCAAGCCGGGCCCTGACTGCCCGCTCGCCTGCCCATCCATCGGTCTGTTGGCCTGTCCCTCCTGTCCACCCTTCCCCGCTGCCTCTTCCTGCTCCCCGCTGTCCGCCCACCCCTCGCCCCTCCGCAAGACACTGGGCACAGCTATGGAGCGCCTTTTGCCTCTAATCCGCAGGCAGACAATTTCAGGATGAGATCCTCTCTGtaaaggcttcattcattcattcaatcgtctttattgagtgcttactgtgtgcagagcactgtactaagcacttgggaaagtacagtacagtaataaagagagacaatccctgcccgaaacgagctcacggtcttgcGGGGAGCAGGGGGAAACACGGGCAGACATCTATAtatgtaaacagacatcaatataaataaataaaattacagatataggcataagtgctgtggggaggggagtgggggagaaaagCAAAGGAAGCGAATctgggcgacgcggaagggagtgggacatgaggaaaagtggggcttagtctgggaagtcctcttagaggagatgtgccctcattgagaagtagcgtggcttagtggaaagagcctgggcttggagtcagaggtcgtggtttcaaatccctgctctgccacttgtcagttgtgtgaccttgggtaagtcacttaatttttctgtacctcagtgacctcatctgtcaaattgggatgaagactgtgagccccacgtgggacaattcgacgacctcgtatcttccccaggtcttaggatagtgctcagcacgtagtaagcgcttaacaaatacaaacattatgatcattattaaggcttcgaagcgggggagagtcattgtctggcggatttgaggagggagggcgttccaggccggaggcaggtcGTGGGCCAGGCCTCGAAACAGGCGAGATTAGGTtagctttcccctgctccccttcccagTGCCCCCCGAGtccttccctctctgctccccctgccccccatgcaggacccccttcccccttcccacttccACGGGCCGctacctgggcccgggagtcgtcGCCTGCCCCGGTGATGCTcgcgcctctgcctctctcctctttccccagaaCATCCAGAGCCTGTCTCCggtcaagaagaagaagaagaagggggcggCCGTGGCCGTGACCCCGGCGAAGGCCCCGGGGAGCCCCGCGGACCTCCCCCCGGTGGATGTGGAGTTCTCCTTCCCCAAGTTCTCTCGGCTCCGCCGGGCCAAGGCCGAAGCCCCTGCCGGTCCCgctccggccccctccctccgccgccgcctccgtCTCCCCCGGCTCCGAGTGCGGGAGGCGGCGACCCCTGCTCAGGCCTCCCGCTTCGCCAAGCCCTTCACTCGGGAGAGGAAGGCCAAGGCCGAGCCGGCCGGGCCCGAGGCCGGTGCCCGCCTGGCACCTCCCCAGGTAGAGCTGGTTGTGCCTCGGCCCGCAGGTGccgtggagggtggggtggggcttCCGGGGGTGCTGCTGGAGGTGGCAGCCCCCCAGGTTGACCTGGATTTGAGGCTCCCCAAGGGGGCGGAGGGCGAGGTGCCCCCCAGCGCCGAGGGGGGCTTTGCCCTCCGCTTGCCCTCCTTGGGCCTGACCAGCCCGGCAGAGGTGGCCCCCGAACCTGCGGCGGGGGCACTCTCTGTCCGGGTGCCCCAGGTGGAGCTGCCCTCGCTGCCTTGCTTAGGGGAGGCCCCGCAGGTGGCGGGGCCCACCGTGGGCATGGCGGTGCCTGCTCTGGACGTGACTGCGCCCACCGTGACAGTGGACCTGGCCCTGCCCGGGGCCAAAGTGGAGGCCCCAGCGGAGGCACCCGACGTGTCTCTGAAAATGCCCCGGCTCAGTTTCCCCCGCTTCGGGACCCGGGCGCGGGAGGGCGAGGGGCCCGAGGGCAGCCCCGAGGGTCGGGCCCGGGGCCTCAGGCTGAAGATGCCCAGCTTCGGGCTCTCCCGGCCAGAGCCACGCCCTGCCGTCCCCGAACCTGGCGCCGAAGGCAAACTGAAGCTCCCGGCGGTTAAGGTGCCTAGCGTGAGCATCACGGTGCCCGCTGCCACAGTCGAGCTGCCCAAGGGGCCGGAGGTGCGGCTGCCAGAGGTGCAGCTGCCCAAGATGTTCGACGTGAAGATGCCAGAAATGAAACTGCCCAAGATGCCCGACATGAAGATACCAGACATGAAGATGCCCAAGATGCCTGAAATGAAGATGCCAGACATGAAGATGCCCGAGGTGCCAGACGTGAAGCTGCCAGAAGTGCAGCTGCCCAAGATGCCCGACATGAAGATGCCTGACATGAAGATGCCTGAGGTGCCAGAGGTGAAGCTGCCAGAGGTACAGTTGCCCAAGATGCCCGACATGAAGATGCCCGACATGAAGATGCCCGAGGTGCCGGACATAAAGCTGCCAGGGGTGCAGCTGCCCAAGATGCCCGACGTGAAGATGCCTGAGGTGCCGAGCGTGCGGATGCCAGAGGTGCAGTTGCCCAAGGTGCCCGATATGAAGATGCCGGACATGAAGCTGCCCAAGGTGCCCGACATGAAGATGCCCGAGGTGCCGGAGGTGAAGCTGCCAGAGGTGCAGCTGCCCAAGATGCCCGACTTGAAGATACCCGACATGAAGATGCCCAAGATGCCAGACATGAAGATGCCCAAGATGCCCGACATGAAGATGCCCGAGGTGCCGGAGGTGAAGCTGCCAGAGGTGCAGCTGCCCAAGATGCCCGACATGAAGCTGCCCGAGGTGCCAGCTGTGCGGCTGCCAGAGGTGCAGCTGCCCAAGATGCCCGACATGAAGCTGCCCGAGGTGCCAGCTGTGCGGCTGCCAGAGGTGCAGCTGCCCAAGATGCCAGACGTGCACCTGCCCAAGCCCCCGGCGGCGAAGCTGCCCGATGTGCCCCCACCCAAGGAGGGTGCCGAGGGGGTGGCCTGGAGCTTCAAGCTGCCCAAGCTAGGGCGGGCGGGGTCACCCCCTCGAGGGGAGGCCGGGAGGCCCGACCTCCAGGTCGCGGGGCTCCCAGGGGTCCTGCCCTGCCTGGAGGGCGGTGAATCGGCCCCCCAGGCGCGGCCTGGCCTGTCGGTGGGCACCCTGCCCGTCGTGGAGCTGGAGCTGCCCTGCGGCCGCAAGTCAGAAGGGGCGGTGGGCGCGGAGGCCCGGAGCCAGGCTTTGGGCTGGGGTGAGGTTCTGGGGAGAGCCGGGCAGCTGGAGCTGGACGTCCCCACGCCCAAGCTGCAGGCCGAGGCTGGGCTGCAGGTGCCCGCCCTGGAGGTGCCCGCCGTGCCCCTGCCCTCGGTGGAGCTCCCGGCCCCTCAGCTGGCCAAGGCGCCGGCCAAGCAGTCGTCGGTGGAAATCAAACTGAGGTCGCCCAAGTTCTCCCTGGCCAAGCTGGGGCTCTCGGGGGCCAAGgccaaaggggagggggaggccgaggggccGGGCCGCGGGGCCAAGCTGAAGATGCCCAAGTTTGGCCTGTCCTTCCCCAGGGTTCGGGGGGCTCCGGAGGCCGGGGTCGCCGAGGgtcagggggcgggggaggcgccGCTGCTGCCCGCGCTGGAGGTGTCCGCCCCCCGGGGCTCCCTGGGCGTCCAGCTGCCCGCCGCCTCCGCCTCGCCGCCCGAGGTCCAGCCGAAGGGGCAGCGGCCGGCCCCGGGGGGCAAGGAGGCGGAGGCCGCGGCGGAGGAGGCCGAGGGCAAGGCTCGGGGCTGGGACGGCCGGGTCAAGATGCCCAAGCTGAAGATGCCCTCCttcggggtggggcggggcagtCCCGAGGAGAGGGCGACGGCGGTGGGAGGGCCCGGAGCCCAGCCCCGGACGGGCACCGGGCTGCCCGCCCTGGAGATCGCCGTGCCCGGGCTGGAGGCCGAGCCGGGCAGAGGAcccgagggggaaaggaaggcccCGGGGGCGCCCGGGCGGGGCCTCGCCCTGCCCCAGGTGGAGCTGTCCGGGCTCGGGGCGGGCGAGGCGGCTGCCCGGCCGGAGGGGCACCCGGGCCACGGAACCGCCCTCCGGGTGCAGCTGCCCCAGGTGGACCTCGCCGTGCCCGGGGGGGCCGGGGAGCCGAGGCCGGGCGAGGCCGTGGCACCGCCCCGCGTCCAGCTGGACGGGGAGGCCAAGGCGGGCCCCGCCGAGGGCAAGTTCCGCCTGAAGATGCCCGCCTTCAGGAGCGGCGGGGAGGCCGAGGGCACGGACACCCAGCCCCTGTGCCCGGCGGAGCCCGGCTTCCACCTGGCCCTCCCGGCCGTGGGCTTCTCCGCGGGCCCAGGCGCGTCGCCGGGCGAGGAGGGCAAGCAGCCCTTCTGGATGCCCGCGGTGGAGCTCTGCCCCCCGACCGTGGGCAGCCAGGCGGAGGACCGGCTGGCGGGGCCGGAGGGCGAGGCGGCCCGGCGCTCCCGCCTCAAGCTGCCCCGCTTCGGGCTCGCCCTGGGCAAGGGCGAGGGCGACGAGGCGGGCAAGGCCCGCGGGCCGGGGGGCGAGGGCgacgggcggcggggccgggtgCGCCTCCCCCGGGTGGCCCTCTCGGCTCCTCCCCGCGGCCCGGCCGCCGGGCCCCCGCCGGGCCCGCGGGTGCCCCGCTTCCGCTCGCCCTTCTCCGGCCGCCGGGccgaggacggggagggggacgggggctcCCCCAGATTCCACTTCCCCAAGGTGTCCCTCGGCCCCAAGGGGCACCCCGGGGGCGGGCAGGCCGGCCGGGACGGGGACGGGGCGGCGGGCTTCAAGGGGCGGCTACCCCAGGTGGGCTTCTCGGAGGTGGCGGCGGGGGAGCCCcccggggccgagggaggggggcgggaggccgGGGGGGTCTGAGGCCCGGGCCCGCCCGCCCGAGCTACTGGAGCACTAACCACCCGGCCTCCTCgtccaccccccgaccccctcgCCGCTCCTAGGTCTAAGTGTATTTTTCCAGCCGAGTCATGTGAATAAAATAATCCGCACCCTCCCATCGGGCCCACCGTAGCcggctctcccttctccctcgcgGGCACCGCGGCCGACCCGGGAAACGGGGCTCACCCCTTGccagccgggggaggggggagaaggggtccCTTCCCCTGACTGGAATTTGTCTGGGCTTCTTAGGGGGCAGTGTGGATGGGAGGTTGAGACCGTCCTTGTCCCCCAAGAGTTGGtggctgagcccgctgttgggcagggactgtctctatatgttgccaacttggacttcccaagcgcttagtacagtgctctgcacacagtaaacgctcaataaatacgattgattgaatgattgattgattgaaaggacagTGGTGGGGAGGGTCGGTGGCGCAAGACGTGATGCTGAGGGGCCCGGGCTCCCCTCGGCGGCCTGCCgcttctccccccactccaacAGCTGGCCGTCACTTCGCCCCCACAGCTGCCCACCACTTcttttcccacccccacagcttcccaccccttctcccccaagCCCAACACACACCTCTTACTCCCATCCACCTCTTCCGGCCCCACTTTAATGCTTGTACCTGGCCCGGACGTCTACCCGGCCCCGTCGACCATGATGGCCGTTACTGCGTTGGGGGAGAGGTAGGCAGGCCAGAACCAGGGGGGTCCAGAAGCAACAGGAGGGAGAGCCCTAAAATGAGACCCTTAACACGGGAAGCCCGTATGTGTGTGAAGGGGATGAGCGGTCTCAATCTTCCCCAGACCCCATCAGGCCCGGTGTGTTTGGAGCAGGTGTGCACGGGTTTGTGTGGTGTTGGGGGTGGGCATGACAGCCCCGGGGACCCCAAGGAGACCCCCAAGTTCCCATCCAGGTGGTCAGAAGGACCCAAGGAGGGGTCCAAGGTCCCTCTCACTCCCATCGTGCGGTGTCGTCCACACCCGCTGCTTTCACGTCCTcgccaccaactctcttctagacCCACTGAAATCAAGTTTTCAGGCCTTTTTCCCCATCCGGACCACCCAGGGGGCCATCAACCAGCTCTTCAGAATTCACCAGCCCTcagtccttccctccttcaaagcctcctaaaatcccacttcccgcCTCCTCTACCAGTGAAGCAACgaggccttgtgaaaagagcacgggcttgggagtcaggggacctgggttttaatcttggctcttatacttgcctactgtgtgaccttgggcaagtcacctaactcctccgtgcctcttttctcatctgtaaaatgggaaattatgtattttttctccctcctccttagaccatcaggccccatgtgggacagagattttgtccattctgattgtattgtatttaccctagtgtttgacacatggcatAGATTTAACgcttaccacaattatcattaactccatattcaattatttaatccAATTCCActatttgtgaatatttttatgtctctaCTCTCAAAGGAATGGAAGtgccttaggggcagggaacgtgtcccatCCTAAACTTttcctctcccaattgctcagtaccatgcagtgcaatcaatcaatcagtcaatccacagtatttacaGAGCCACTATTCTGTGCAGAATATTGCGCAGAGAGCTTGAGAGgggcaatagaattagtaaacacaatctctgcctcccaggagctttcggtcaatcaatcaatcaatgatatttattaagcactaaccatgcagagcactatgctaaatgcttgggaaagtacagtacagtaaagttggtagataggatccctgtccacaaggaatttagagaGGGAAGCAATTGCTAAAATAGGAATCTGTTACTGTACCCAGAAGGAGAACAGTATtattcactgttattattattatcgtcattattattattgtatttgctaagtacccACTGTGTGTCAACcgctcttctaagcaccggggtagagacaggttaaccgggttggacacagtccctgtcccacatgaggctcattgttttagcgggagggagaatagggattgaatccccattttacatagcggcctagtgattagagcccgggcctagaagtcagaaggacctgggttctaacccctgctctgccacttgtctgcggtatgaccttgggcaagtcccttaacttctctatgcctcagttacctcatctgtaaaatggagattaaatctgtgatccacacgagggacatggactgtgttcaacctgatttacttgaatctaccccagcacttcgtacagtgcctagggcatagtaaacgtttaacaaatatcattaaaaaaaaaagaaaaatgaggaaactgagacccagagaagtgaagctacctgcccaagatcacccaggaggccaccggcggagcagggattggaactcgggtcttcccaggccctggctctttccaccaggccgtgctaaCTTCTACATCCcgccatttatttattccttcaatcgtatctattgagtgcttactgtgtgcaaggcactgtactaagtgctcgggagagtgcaaaacaacgaTATAgcaagacgcattccctgcccacaaggagtttacagtctacagggggagccagacagtgatagaaatcaatcaatgacagatcatcatcaatcgtatttattgagcgcttactatgtgcagagcactgtactaagcgcttgggaagtacaaagtggcaacatatagagacagtccctacccaacagtggatatgAACACGTACATATGAACAGACCATTGCCACGCTTTGGATTCTTACAGTGCTCCGGTTTGCAGCCGGCCAGGCCTAGAATGCGGACCCCAGCCCCTGCTAGCAGGTGGGCCgaccccacctcttcccctcccccctctccagaaCCTCCCCTTAGAAGCGGCCCACCCGGTCTCCGACAACAGAACCCGTCGCGCGTGGCAACATCGGAatcgggctgggggtggggcaggaggggacaCCAGCGGCGGGCCGGCCATGGCCTCCATCCAGTCGGAGACGGACTGCTACGACATCATCGAGGTGCTGGGCAAAGGCACCTTCGGGGAGGTGGCCAAGGGCTGGCGCCGCAGCACGGGCCAGATGGTGGCCATCAAGGTGCTGCGCAACGACGCCCACCAGAGCCGCATCATCAAGAACGAGCTGCGGCTGCTGCGCTGCATGCGTGAGCTGGACCCTGAcgaggcccacgtcatccgcttCCTCGACTTCTTCCACGACGCCCTCAAGTTCTACCTGGTCTTCGAGCTGCTCGAGCAGAACCTGTTCGAGTACCAGAAGGAGAACAACTTCGCCCCGCTGGCCGTCCGGCACATCCGCACCGTGACGCTGCAGGTACTGCGGGCGCTGGCGCGGCTCAAGGAGCTGGCCATCATCCATGCCGACCTCAAGCCCGAGAACATCATGCTGGTGGACCAGGCCCGCTGCCCCTTCCGCATCAAGGTGGGCCGCGGGCACCTCCCCTACCCCTTCAGCCTCTCCGCTCGCACCCTCCGGGCCTCCCCAGCCCCATTGCTTGggtcccacccctcacccctcaggtctctccaatcaatcaatcaatcaatcgtagttattgagcgcttactttgtgcagagcactgtactaagcgcttgggaagtacaagttggatattttgggggcagtgggaagagggataaggaagacaggagagaaataaaaaggaatgggaggaaaagcagggtgaaatggagataaagaggggaaggaggagaaaggaaggaaaaaaaggggaagAACAAGCAGGAACAcagggaagagatggaggtaaGGAAGACAGGGAAAGGAGAAGCAAGTTAAAGCACTGTCTCCAGAGGTGCCAACTCCATGGGATTGATTGCTCCCATATCTTCACTCCACtcacttgttcattcactcactcattcattcattcattcattcgatcgtatttaagcagcgt
This region includes:
- the PRX gene encoding periaxin — encoded protein: MAALSRSTEELKRAELVEIIVETEAEAGVSGINVAGGGKEGIFIKDLLKDSPAAKSLSLQEGDQLLSARVFFENFKYEDALRLLQCAEPYKVSFCLKRTVPTGDLALRPGTVAGYEVKGPRAKVAKLNIQSLSPVKKKKKKGAAVAVTPAKAPGSPADLPPVDVEFSFPKFSRLRRAKAEAPAGPAPAPSLRRRLRLPRLRVREAATPAQASRFAKPFTRERKAKAEPAGPEAGARLAPPQVELVVPRPAGAVEGGVGLPGVLLEVAAPQVDLDLRLPKGAEGEVPPSAEGGFALRLPSLGLTSPAEVAPEPAAGALSVRVPQVELPSLPCLGEAPQVAGPTVGMAVPALDVTAPTVTVDLALPGAKVEAPAEAPDVSLKMPRLSFPRFGTRAREGEGPEGSPEGRARGLRLKMPSFGLSRPEPRPAVPEPGAEGKLKLPAVKVPSVSITVPAATVELPKGPEVRLPEVQLPKMFDVKMPEMKLPKMPDMKIPDMKMPKMPEMKMPDMKMPEVPDVKLPEVQLPKMPDMKMPDMKMPEVPEVKLPEVQLPKMPDMKMPDMKMPEVPDIKLPGVQLPKMPDVKMPEVPSVRMPEVQLPKVPDMKMPDMKLPKVPDMKMPEVPEVKLPEVQLPKMPDLKIPDMKMPKMPDMKMPKMPDMKMPEVPEVKLPEVQLPKMPDMKLPEVPAVRLPEVQLPKMPDMKLPEVPAVRLPEVQLPKMPDVHLPKPPAAKLPDVPPPKEGAEGVAWSFKLPKLGRAGSPPRGEAGRPDLQVAGLPGVLPCLEGGESAPQARPGLSVGTLPVVELELPCGRKSEGAVGAEARSQALGWGEVLGRAGQLELDVPTPKLQAEAGLQVPALEVPAVPLPSVELPAPQLAKAPAKQSSVEIKLRSPKFSLAKLGLSGAKAKGEGEAEGPGRGAKLKMPKFGLSFPRVRGAPEAGVAEGQGAGEAPLLPALEVSAPRGSLGVQLPAASASPPEVQPKGQRPAPGGKEAEAAAEEAEGKARGWDGRVKMPKLKMPSFGVGRGSPEERATAVGGPGAQPRTGTGLPALEIAVPGLEAEPGRGPEGERKAPGAPGRGLALPQVELSGLGAGEAAARPEGHPGHGTALRVQLPQVDLAVPGGAGEPRPGEAVAPPRVQLDGEAKAGPAEGKFRLKMPAFRSGGEAEGTDTQPLCPAEPGFHLALPAVGFSAGPGASPGEEGKQPFWMPAVELCPPTVGSQAEDRLAGPEGEAARRSRLKLPRFGLALGKGEGDEAGKARGPGGEGDGRRGRVRLPRVALSAPPRGPAAGPPPGPRVPRFRSPFSGRRAEDGEGDGGSPRFHFPKVSLGPKGHPGGGQAGRDGDGAAGFKGRLPQVGFSEVAAGEPPGAEGGGREAGGV